A portion of the Leptidea sinapis chromosome 27, ilLepSina1.1, whole genome shotgun sequence genome contains these proteins:
- the LOC126972669 gene encoding glycerophosphocholine phosphodiesterase GPCPD1 isoform X3: MQRWFYLDSHSQKQKIKPNKMMSEKQESVKHEITSQTWTFSVSVLNHIASKERVFITGSIPELGEWDYKKMVPMDQQSDSDIWSKSITIPNTCDVYYRYVLGTLNEQSGDVIINCWETHIKPRVIPENMLYSAIDSFGECNGNHTVNRGWLTCRKLIQFKFINNPLKLKSRLEGRLVNIKVTPVKLSFGTEPHPEESSLSTDTMDVEAPAGVCVEVATLDNDTSLCSLQPQEQFGREYRPNDTLLINVYAPEPKTIAYLIDLYSFSSRASSNDPPCHIGYTYVLPNMFKPSEGVLELPVTCNVKHRPLGTINFEYIIVCPMEEPLCNLQASYSKHWDPSWTGLEVGHRGLGASFKTKEFITWLRVGVMKQCFMMKI, translated from the exons ATGCAACGTTGGTTTTATCTAGATTCGCATTCacagaaacaaaagattaaaCCAAATAAAATGATGTCAGAGAAACAAGAGTCAGTAAAACATGAAATCACCTCTCAAACTTGGACGTTTTCAGTGTCTGTTTTGAATCATATAGCATCTAAAGAGAGAGTATTTATAACAGGCAGTATTCCAGAACTTGGCGAATGGGACTACAAGAAGATGGTTCCAATGGATCAACAAAGTGATTCAGACATATGGTCCAAGAGTATAACAATACCAAATACGTGTGATGTGTATTATCGTTATGTTCTGGGTACATTGAATGAACAGTCAGGTGATGTCATAATTAATTGTTGGGAAACACATATTAAGCCCAGAGTTATTCCTGAAAATATGCTATACTCTGCCATTGATAGTTTTGGTGAATGCAATGGAAACCATACAGTAAATAGGGGCTGGTTAACATGTCGAAAACTGATTCAGTTTAAGTTTATCAATAATCCTTTAAAGCTGAAAAGTCGACTTGAAGGAAGGCTTGTCAATATAAAAGTGACTCCTGTGAAATTGAGTTTCGGCACAGAACCTCACCCTGAAGAGTCCTCATTGAGCACTGACACCATGGATGTAGAAGCACCGGCTGGAGTTTGTGTGGAAGTAGCTACGCTAGATAATGACACGAGTTTGTGTTCACTGCAACCTCAAGAGCAGTTTGGTAGAGAGTACAGACCTAATGACACATTGCTTATAAATGTGTATGCCCCAGAGCCTAAAACTATTGCCTATCTCAtagatttatattcatttagttCTAGGGCCTCTAGCAATGACCCTCCATGTCATATTGGTTATACTTATGTTCTTCCTAATATGTTCAAACCATCAGAAGGAGTTTTGGAATTGCCGGTAACCTGCAATGTTAAGCATCGTCCACTTGGTACtattaattttgaatatattattgtctgtCCTATGGAAGAACCTTTGTGTAACCTTCAAGCTTCTTATTCAAAGCATTGGGATCCCTCTTGGACAGGGTTAGAAGTTGGTCATCGAGGACTAGGTGCTAGCTTTAAAACGAAAGA GTTTATCACTTGGTTGAGGGTCGGAGTCATGAAACAATGTTTTATGATGAAGATCTAG
- the LOC126972669 gene encoding glycerophosphocholine phosphodiesterase GPCPD1 isoform X2: MQRWFYLDSHSQKQKIKPNKMMSEKQESVKHEITSQTWTFSVSVLNHIASKERVFITGSIPELGEWDYKKMVPMDQQSDSDIWSKSITIPNTCDVYYRYVLGTLNEQSGDVIINCWETHIKPRVIPENMLYSAIDSFGECNGNHTVNRGWLTCRKLIQFKFINNPLKLKSRLEGRLVNIKVTPVKLSFGTEPHPEESSLSTDTMDVEAPAGVCVEVATLDNDTSLCSLQPQEQFGREYRPNDTLLINVYAPEPKTIAYLIDLYSFSSRASSNDPPCHIGYTYVLPNMFKPSEGVLELPVTCNVKHRPLGTINFEYIIVCPMEEPLCNLQASYSKHWDPSWTGLEVGHRGLGASFKTKEGNAIRENTIASLKKAAASGADMLEFDVQLSKDLIPVIYHDFHVCISMKKKKEVAFSEMLELPVKDLSLEHLQKLKVYHLVEGRSHETMFYDEDLEEHQPFPTLEQALKVIDVHVGFNIELKWTMELKDGTFELNNPFDMNTYVDKVLEVVLKNGNERRIVLSCFNPDICTMVRNKQNKYPVMFLTVGVSEKYPPYRDPRCLSIPAAVQNAISSDILGIVVHTEDLLRDPTQVKLATDAGLVIFCWGDDNNDKNTIKKLKEMGLHAVIYDKLDQYITKEVKDTGDNSALQ; the protein is encoded by the exons ATGCAACGTTGGTTTTATCTAGATTCGCATTCacagaaacaaaagattaaaCCAAATAAAATGATGTCAGAGAAACAAGAGTCAGTAAAACATGAAATCACCTCTCAAACTTGGACGTTTTCAGTGTCTGTTTTGAATCATATAGCATCTAAAGAGAGAGTATTTATAACAGGCAGTATTCCAGAACTTGGCGAATGGGACTACAAGAAGATGGTTCCAATGGATCAACAAAGTGATTCAGACATATGGTCCAAGAGTATAACAATACCAAATACGTGTGATGTGTATTATCGTTATGTTCTGGGTACATTGAATGAACAGTCAGGTGATGTCATAATTAATTGTTGGGAAACACATATTAAGCCCAGAGTTATTCCTGAAAATATGCTATACTCTGCCATTGATAGTTTTGGTGAATGCAATGGAAACCATACAGTAAATAGGGGCTGGTTAACATGTCGAAAACTGATTCAGTTTAAGTTTATCAATAATCCTTTAAAGCTGAAAAGTCGACTTGAAGGAAGGCTTGTCAATATAAAAGTGACTCCTGTGAAATTGAGTTTCGGCACAGAACCTCACCCTGAAGAGTCCTCATTGAGCACTGACACCATGGATGTAGAAGCACCGGCTGGAGTTTGTGTGGAAGTAGCTACGCTAGATAATGACACGAGTTTGTGTTCACTGCAACCTCAAGAGCAGTTTGGTAGAGAGTACAGACCTAATGACACATTGCTTATAAATGTGTATGCCCCAGAGCCTAAAACTATTGCCTATCTCAtagatttatattcatttagttCTAGGGCCTCTAGCAATGACCCTCCATGTCATATTGGTTATACTTATGTTCTTCCTAATATGTTCAAACCATCAGAAGGAGTTTTGGAATTGCCGGTAACCTGCAATGTTAAGCATCGTCCACTTGGTACtattaattttgaatatattattgtctgtCCTATGGAAGAACCTTTGTGTAACCTTCAAGCTTCTTATTCAAAGCATTGGGATCCCTCTTGGACAGGGTTAGAAGTTGGTCATCGAGGACTAGGTGCTAGCTTTAAAACGAAAGA GGGTAATGCCATACGAGAAAATACTATAGCTTCTCTTAAAAAGGCTGCTGCCAGTGGGGCAGACATGCTGGAGTTTGATGTGCAGCTCAGTAAAGACTTGATACCTGTGATATATCACGATTTCCATGTGTGCATAtctatgaaaaaaaagaaggaaGTAGCTTTTTCTGAGATGCTAGAATTGCCAGTGAAAGACTTGTCGTTGGAGCATCTGCAGAAGCTAAAG GTTTATCACTTGGTTGAGGGTCGGAGTCATGAAACAATGTTTTATGATGAAGATCTAGAGGAACATCAGCCTTTCCCAACTCTCGAACAAGCTCTCAAAGTAATAGATGTACATGTTGGATTCAATATTGAACTCAAATGGACTATGGAACTTAAGGATGGCACTTTTGAGCTGAATAATCCATTTGATATGAACACCTATGTTGACAAG GTGCTGGAGGTAGTTCTGAAGAATGGAAATGAACGGAGAATAGTACTGTCTTGTTTTAATCCAGACATTTGCACAATGGTACGGAACAAACAGAACAAATACCCTGTGATGTTTCTTACAGTT GGTGTAAGTGAGAAATATCCTCCATATAGAGACCCCCGGTGCTTGTCCATTCCTGCAGCAGTTCAAAATGCAATTAGCTCCGATATACTGGGCATAGTTGTTCACACAGAAGATTTACTGAGAGATCCCACGCAG GTGAAGCTAGCAACAGATGCGGGGCTGGTCATCTTCTGCTGGGGCGACGACAATAACGACA